From one Mycolicibacterium sp. HK-90 genomic stretch:
- a CDS encoding TetR/AcrR family transcriptional regulator — MTRRRLSGADRRAQLLDVARDIVADGGYPALTIERVASRSGVTRTVVYQQFTDLAGLTTALLDRESAIAFAGMSTVDQPDLDPGELGRGILDYLHAAPTSWRIILRPPDGAPPQVAERIELGRRYARKVAARPLSVAVGADVDPDGATVRIMLSAIEELARLHLEDQSGHPDDTVLAYLRSLVAWAVGVERSVPRAG, encoded by the coding sequence ATGACGCGGCGCCGGCTCAGTGGCGCGGACCGCAGGGCGCAGTTGCTCGACGTGGCCCGCGACATCGTCGCCGACGGCGGCTACCCCGCGCTGACCATCGAACGGGTGGCGAGCCGCTCGGGGGTCACCAGGACGGTTGTCTACCAACAGTTCACCGACTTGGCCGGCCTGACCACCGCGCTGCTGGACCGGGAGTCGGCGATCGCCTTCGCCGGCATGAGCACCGTCGACCAACCCGATCTCGATCCTGGAGAGCTCGGCCGCGGCATTCTGGACTACCTGCACGCAGCGCCGACAAGCTGGCGGATCATCTTGCGGCCGCCCGACGGCGCACCCCCGCAGGTGGCCGAGCGGATCGAGCTCGGGCGCCGGTACGCCAGGAAGGTCGCCGCCCGCCCGCTGTCGGTCGCAGTGGGCGCGGACGTGGATCCCGACGGCGCCACCGTACGAATCATGTTGTCCGCCATCGAAGAACTGGCCCGCCTGCACCTGGAGGATCAGTCCGGGCACCCCGACGACACCGTGCTGGCCTACCTGCGTTCTCTGGTCGCCTGGGCGGTGGGCGTCGAGCGCTCGGTGCCTAGAGCGGGTTGA
- a CDS encoding amino acid ABC transporter ATP-binding protein, translated as MTTEREDRIVATDVHKAFGDFQVLKGVSFTVPRGTATTVIGPSGSGKTTLLRALNALDVPDAGVVKVGEVELDFAKPVPNDQLRRYRAQSGFVFQSHNLFPHKTVLQNVTEGPLVVQKRPRDEVLAEARELLGQVGLADKQDQYPYQLSGGQQQRVGIARALALRPKVVLFDEPTSALDPELVGEVLAVIRDLAVEGWTLVIVTHEIQFARQVSDQVLFTDRGVILEQGPPAAVIGDPKEERTRQFLQRILNPL; from the coding sequence ATGACCACAGAACGCGAAGACCGGATCGTCGCCACCGATGTGCACAAGGCCTTCGGTGACTTCCAAGTGCTCAAGGGAGTGTCGTTCACCGTGCCGCGCGGCACGGCGACCACGGTGATCGGCCCGTCCGGTTCGGGCAAGACCACGCTGCTGCGGGCGCTCAACGCACTGGATGTGCCGGATGCCGGGGTGGTGAAGGTCGGTGAGGTCGAATTGGACTTCGCCAAACCGGTACCCAACGACCAGCTGCGCCGCTACCGCGCCCAGAGCGGCTTTGTGTTCCAGTCCCACAACCTGTTCCCGCACAAGACCGTGCTGCAAAACGTCACCGAGGGACCACTGGTGGTGCAGAAGCGGCCGCGCGACGAGGTTCTGGCCGAGGCGCGCGAGCTGTTGGGCCAGGTGGGGCTGGCCGACAAGCAGGACCAGTACCCGTACCAGCTCTCCGGCGGCCAGCAGCAGCGGGTCGGCATCGCCCGGGCCCTGGCCCTGCGGCCCAAGGTGGTGCTGTTCGACGAGCCGACCTCGGCACTGGATCCCGAGCTGGTCGGCGAGGTACTCGCGGTGATCCGGGACCTGGCCGTCGAAGGCTGGACGCTGGTGATCGTGACACACGAAATCCAGTTCGCCCGACAGGTTTCCGATCAGGTGCTGTTCACCGATCGCGGGGTGATCCTGGAACAGGGCCCGCCCGCCGCGGTGATCGGCGATCCGAAAGAGGAGCGCACCCGGCAGTTCCTGCAGCGGATCCTCAACCCGCTCTAG
- a CDS encoding lipoprotein LpqH: MNLVMSRGIVVATGCAVFLAAVAGCSSQESGSSGKSGEGRVTFGPNDAGPVTSVSCETKDGLTTINVEGNMPTSVVLTEGEAPVVQAVNIGDVNGEGASLTYLSGLSSAPVVAARDGKGYTITGNGMGIDPNEPGTPVDMPFDIAVTCP; encoded by the coding sequence GTGAATTTGGTCATGAGCCGCGGAATCGTCGTCGCCACCGGATGTGCAGTGTTTCTGGCCGCAGTCGCCGGATGCTCCTCGCAGGAATCGGGTTCGTCAGGAAAGTCCGGCGAGGGCCGGGTGACCTTCGGCCCCAACGACGCCGGTCCGGTCACCAGCGTCAGCTGCGAGACCAAGGACGGGCTGACCACCATCAACGTCGAAGGCAACATGCCCACCTCGGTAGTGCTGACCGAGGGCGAGGCCCCGGTGGTGCAGGCGGTGAACATCGGCGACGTGAACGGCGAGGGCGCGTCGCTGACCTACCTCTCCGGCCTGTCGAGTGCTCCGGTCGTCGCCGCGCGCGACGGCAAGGGCTACACCATCACCGGCAACGGCATGGGCATCGACCCGAACGAACCGGGCACGCCCGTGGACATGCCGTTCGACATCGCTGTCACCTGCCCCTAG
- a CDS encoding penicillin-binding transpeptidase domain-containing protein, with protein sequence MHRRHSTAIVWFLLVGLFLPIVGCSSSPDPADRFAAFADALQRKDAAAAAAQTTDPGAAEAAITSMFDGMGEAAAVKVSAAPEDGDDAGATLKYQWSWGEGREFGYDTTGTAAKTGDDWLITWAPALLHRDLQDGLKFQYSTDSDLQTPVLDRTGQPLMTWQTVGVITLERAHLDSAAPLAAVLNPFDATTTPESIGAQFASNTDDRVTVMKLREDDLAGVRDQLAQIPGVTVAEQGDLLTADRALSSPAIGGLSQLWHDRITKAAGWSVYLVDGDGAAAQRLSAQPPAPTDPLRTTLDLRMQLAAQQAVAQEPRPAVVVAISGTTGGILAAAQNAAADPQGAIAFSGLYPPGSTFKTITTAAALEAGLATPDTPVACPGRLTIENRTIPNDDDFDLGTVPLTSAFSHSCNTSMAALSDKLPAEALTDTARAFGIGVDFTIPGLTTVTGRVPPADTAALRVENGIGQGTVTVSPFGLAVAEASLARGSTILPSLVDGEKVTADTASETLSPNITGALRDMMRKTVTEGTATQLSDIPDLGGKTGTAEYGDNTHSHGWFAGIAGDIAFATLVVGGDSSAPAVKISGDFLRAAR encoded by the coding sequence ATGCATCGACGGCACAGTACGGCCATCGTCTGGTTCCTGCTGGTCGGCCTGTTTCTCCCGATCGTGGGATGCTCCTCGTCCCCGGACCCGGCTGACCGATTCGCCGCCTTCGCCGACGCCTTGCAGCGCAAGGACGCTGCCGCCGCGGCCGCACAGACCACCGACCCGGGGGCGGCCGAAGCGGCCATCACCTCGATGTTCGACGGGATGGGCGAGGCCGCCGCGGTCAAGGTCAGCGCCGCACCGGAGGACGGTGACGATGCCGGCGCGACCCTGAAGTACCAGTGGTCGTGGGGCGAGGGCCGCGAATTCGGCTATGACACCACCGGCACCGCGGCCAAGACCGGCGACGACTGGCTGATCACCTGGGCGCCGGCGCTGCTGCACCGAGACCTGCAGGACGGCTTGAAGTTTCAGTACAGCACCGACAGTGACCTGCAGACCCCGGTGCTCGACCGGACCGGCCAGCCGCTGATGACCTGGCAGACCGTTGGGGTGATCACCCTGGAGCGCGCCCACCTCGATTCCGCGGCGCCGCTGGCGGCAGTGCTGAATCCGTTCGACGCCACCACCACCCCGGAATCGATCGGCGCGCAGTTCGCCTCGAACACCGATGATCGGGTGACGGTGATGAAGCTGCGCGAGGACGACCTCGCGGGAGTACGCGACCAACTGGCCCAGATCCCCGGCGTCACCGTGGCCGAGCAGGGCGACCTGCTGACCGCCGACCGGGCGTTGTCCTCGCCGGCCATCGGCGGGCTGTCCCAGCTGTGGCACGACCGGATCACCAAGGCCGCCGGGTGGTCGGTCTACCTCGTCGACGGGGACGGCGCTGCCGCCCAGCGGCTTTCCGCACAACCGCCGGCACCGACCGACCCGCTGCGCACGACACTGGACCTCCGGATGCAGCTGGCCGCTCAGCAGGCGGTGGCCCAGGAGCCCCGTCCCGCCGTGGTGGTCGCGATCTCCGGGACGACAGGCGGCATCCTGGCCGCCGCTCAGAACGCGGCAGCCGATCCGCAAGGGGCCATAGCGTTTTCGGGACTCTATCCGCCCGGCTCGACGTTCAAGACCATCACCACCGCCGCCGCGCTGGAGGCCGGTCTGGCCACCCCGGACACCCCGGTGGCCTGCCCGGGCCGGTTGACCATCGAGAACCGCACCATCCCGAACGACGACGACTTCGACCTCGGGACCGTGCCGTTGACGTCGGCGTTCTCCCATTCCTGCAACACCAGCATGGCCGCGCTGTCCGACAAGCTGCCCGCCGAAGCGCTCACCGACACCGCCCGCGCGTTCGGCATCGGGGTGGACTTCACCATTCCGGGGCTCACCACGGTGACCGGCCGGGTTCCCCCGGCGGACACCGCTGCCCTGCGGGTCGAGAACGGTATCGGACAGGGGACCGTGACGGTCAGCCCGTTCGGCCTCGCGGTCGCCGAGGCCAGCCTGGCTCGCGGTTCGACCATCCTGCCCAGCTTGGTCGACGGGGAGAAGGTGACCGCCGATACCGCGTCGGAGACGTTGTCCCCCAACATCACCGGCGCGCTGCGGGACATGATGCGCAAGACCGTGACCGAGGGCACCGCCACCCAGTTGAGCGATATTCCCGATCTGGGCGGCAAGACCGGCACCGCCGAATACGGCGACAACACGCACTCGCACGGGTGGTTCGCCGGGATCGCCGGAGACATCGCGTTCGCCACCCTGGTCGTGGGCGGCGACTCGTCGGCCCCCGCGGTGAAGATCTCGGGCGATTTCCTGCGGGCTGCCCGCTAG
- a CDS encoding lipoprotein LpqH gives MKREFLVAVGGAAIVVAGLSGCSSNENKDTSGDTTATASATATASVEAGDATATTGTGTARVVIDGKEHKVDGTVVCATVAGNVSLTVGQGLTGVSATLSEGDTPSVTALALGNIDGVSLGYTPGVPGGSAEATKDGNKYTIKGDATGVDGMNPVTKPFELEVTCP, from the coding sequence GTGAAGCGTGAGTTCCTGGTAGCCGTCGGCGGCGCCGCGATCGTCGTCGCAGGCCTGTCCGGCTGTTCGTCGAACGAGAACAAAGACACGTCCGGCGACACAACGGCCACCGCATCGGCGACCGCAACCGCCTCGGTCGAGGCCGGCGACGCCACCGCGACCACCGGCACGGGCACCGCCCGGGTCGTCATCGACGGCAAGGAACACAAGGTCGACGGCACGGTCGTGTGCGCCACGGTCGCAGGCAATGTCAGCCTCACCGTCGGCCAGGGCCTCACCGGGGTCAGCGCCACCCTCAGCGAGGGTGACACTCCGTCAGTGACCGCCCTGGCACTGGGCAACATCGACGGCGTCAGCCTCGGCTACACCCCCGGTGTTCCCGGCGGCAGCGCCGAGGCCACCAAGGACGGCAACAAGTACACGATCAAGGGCGACGCCACCGGGGTGGACGGGATGAACCCGGTGACCAAGCCGTTCGAGCTCGAAGTGACCTGCCCCTAG
- a CDS encoding MFS transporter, producing the protein MTLDSAPATHASVLRGTTVWFMALAAALGTASIYPLQPAIADVAGNLDVSVTTTGFALAFGPVGYLVGLAVLVPLVDRFPPRCVLAAQFCVLAMALAANAIAGTTWLLGLAVGIIGAASTVGAQLSSVAARFAHPRRRATVLGIVTAGISAGIIGGRLIGGWLTDVFGWRGALLVFAIGCLGLAAVSLSVLPTTRASITTGYLATLRGMPGLFGRFRTLRLAAGRGALWFFSFCAVWSGLAVALAQPPFSYSAEQIGLFAIAGLSGIVATRIAGAWTDRVGARTVIIVGLVVAALAAAVLAAWLSNTAITLLCLALFDAGLFAAQVANQSTVLAIDPAAPAQFNGAYMVVYFIGGSLGTAFGAAAVEWFGWPATAAVTAAVIAVALVITAAVSTPSTPAEPRPTARRETVDER; encoded by the coding sequence ATGACATTGGATTCAGCACCGGCCACTCACGCCTCGGTCCTGCGTGGAACGACCGTGTGGTTCATGGCACTCGCCGCCGCGCTCGGCACCGCCAGCATCTACCCATTGCAACCGGCGATCGCGGATGTCGCTGGAAACCTTGACGTTTCGGTGACAACGACGGGATTCGCACTCGCCTTCGGACCCGTCGGCTATCTGGTGGGCCTGGCGGTACTGGTACCGCTCGTCGATCGATTTCCACCCCGGTGCGTCTTGGCGGCGCAGTTCTGCGTGCTGGCAATGGCACTGGCCGCCAACGCCATTGCCGGCACCACGTGGCTGCTGGGCCTCGCCGTGGGCATCATCGGGGCCGCATCCACCGTCGGTGCGCAGCTGAGTTCGGTCGCGGCACGCTTCGCGCACCCGCGGCGTCGCGCCACCGTGCTGGGCATCGTGACCGCCGGGATATCGGCCGGCATCATCGGCGGCCGGCTCATCGGCGGATGGCTGACGGATGTGTTCGGCTGGCGGGGAGCACTTCTCGTCTTCGCCATCGGGTGCCTCGGCCTCGCGGCAGTCTCCCTGTCGGTGCTGCCCACCACCCGCGCCAGCATCACCACCGGATATCTCGCCACGCTGCGCGGTATGCCCGGCCTCTTCGGCCGGTTCCGGACGCTTCGGCTCGCGGCCGGCCGCGGGGCCCTCTGGTTCTTCTCGTTCTGTGCCGTGTGGTCGGGTCTTGCCGTTGCCCTGGCACAGCCTCCGTTCTCGTATTCAGCCGAGCAGATCGGCCTTTTCGCGATCGCGGGCTTATCGGGGATCGTCGCGACGCGCATTGCCGGGGCCTGGACCGACCGGGTCGGCGCCCGAACCGTGATCATCGTCGGACTGGTTGTCGCCGCCCTCGCCGCGGCGGTGCTCGCCGCATGGCTGTCGAACACGGCCATCACATTGCTCTGCCTGGCGCTTTTCGACGCGGGGCTGTTCGCCGCGCAGGTCGCCAATCAGAGCACGGTGCTGGCGATCGACCCCGCCGCGCCCGCGCAGTTCAACGGCGCATACATGGTGGTCTACTTCATCGGCGGCAGCCTGGGCACCGCCTTCGGGGCGGCCGCGGTGGAGTGGTTCGGCTGGCCCGCGACGGCGGCGGTCACCGCCGCGGTGATCGCGGTGGCACTGGTGATCACCGCAGCGGTGAGCACCCCTTCGACGCCCGCTGAGCCGCGGCCAACAGCTCGTCGCGAAACTGTGGATGAGCGATAG
- a CDS encoding acetyl-CoA hydrolase/transferase family protein has protein sequence MPEELTAEQAAARLAPADTLGIPLGPGQPPALLRALGEREDWTQLRVYGALLGVGTELFTRPNVRYLSGFYGPFERILRDMGADVEFAPADFRRFAPLLERQAPRVMTTVATPPDADGWCSLSLHAGATVGELRRAGADPQRLLVVEVSDAYPRTFGLGDFRHALHVDEIDVLVHSADAPLALPGAAPTDVDREIARHAVEYIPSGATLQTGIGSIPSQIATLLAEGDGGDYGLHSEMFTDGCMQLHRAGKVTNARKGLYDGVSVTTFAFGSAELYGWLDGNEDVSFLPVEVVNAPEVIGANNDMVTINGALGVDIQGQVVADTIGGDQFSGVGGAEDFVAGVGLELSDRSLICLPSTFEKDGVCQSRIVPWFGPGAVITTPRHQVDVIVTEYGAAELEGKTVRERGEALAAIAHPQFRDELLAAAQRASKGCSPLR, from the coding sequence ATGCCGGAAGAGCTCACCGCCGAACAGGCCGCCGCGCGTCTGGCGCCCGCCGACACGCTCGGGATCCCACTGGGGCCCGGCCAGCCGCCGGCGCTCCTGCGTGCCCTCGGCGAGCGCGAGGACTGGACGCAGCTGCGCGTCTACGGTGCCCTGCTCGGCGTCGGCACCGAACTGTTCACCCGCCCGAACGTCCGGTACCTGTCCGGCTTCTACGGTCCGTTCGAGCGGATTCTGCGGGATATGGGTGCCGACGTCGAATTCGCTCCCGCGGACTTCCGCCGGTTCGCCCCGCTGCTCGAACGCCAGGCCCCGCGGGTGATGACGACGGTCGCGACGCCGCCCGATGCCGACGGCTGGTGCTCGCTGTCGTTGCACGCGGGCGCCACGGTCGGGGAGTTGCGCCGCGCGGGCGCCGATCCGCAGCGGCTGCTCGTCGTCGAGGTGTCGGACGCCTATCCGCGAACGTTCGGGCTCGGCGATTTCCGGCACGCACTGCACGTCGACGAGATCGACGTCCTCGTACACTCGGCCGACGCACCGCTCGCACTGCCCGGCGCGGCGCCCACCGACGTCGACCGGGAGATCGCGCGGCACGCCGTCGAGTACATCCCGTCGGGCGCCACGCTGCAGACCGGCATCGGCTCGATTCCCAGTCAGATCGCGACTCTGCTCGCCGAGGGGGACGGCGGTGATTACGGGCTGCACAGCGAGATGTTCACCGACGGCTGCATGCAGCTGCACCGCGCCGGAAAGGTCACCAACGCTCGCAAAGGTCTGTACGACGGCGTGAGCGTGACGACGTTCGCGTTCGGTTCGGCCGAGCTCTATGGGTGGCTGGACGGCAACGAGGACGTGTCGTTCCTGCCGGTTGAGGTCGTCAACGCACCCGAGGTGATCGGCGCCAACAACGACATGGTGACCATCAACGGAGCACTCGGGGTCGACATCCAAGGCCAGGTGGTCGCCGACACGATCGGCGGTGATCAGTTCAGCGGCGTCGGCGGCGCCGAGGACTTCGTCGCCGGCGTCGGGCTCGAGCTGTCGGACCGTTCATTGATCTGCCTGCCCTCGACGTTCGAGAAGGACGGCGTGTGCCAGTCGCGGATCGTGCCGTGGTTCGGGCCGGGTGCGGTGATCACGACCCCGCGCCACCAGGTCGACGTGATCGTCACCGAGTACGGCGCAGCCGAATTGGAGGGCAAGACGGTTCGGGAGCGCGGCGAGGCGCTGGCCGCTATCGCTCATCCACAGTTTCGCGACGAGCTGTTGGCCGCGGCTCAGCGGGCGTCGAAGGGGTGCTCACCGCTGCGGTGA
- a CDS encoding PE-PPE domain-containing protein: MATHRTHRRPSAVTVAGAAAGLTAVLTFGQITDAIAATLPGNDAVVAIGGAQNPTSDRVDDKFGGEYVPYNGEFVGVEDDRYFGVAYPAEVPVDDSVAEGRAPLIATMTSTRDTVGPAGTIYIVSYSEGTIVAEKYKRELSAETVPDPGAVQFVYIAAPTVPNGGIYARFPNLRLPGFTSTGAAAPSPYDETFITIEYDPVGDFPAYANPLSLANAAAGFFYLHGDPTPDAANLNTDAILVHTVEKPGEGTDTYILVRTEHLPLLQPFRDMSTALNTVAFTEPVLGAIEPTLKLVVDMGYTDRDYSQADTPTRFSLITPPKRIVETIQQLPDALQQGADNVTGGLPSTTSESEVPNSDKTDVDKQTVTRERTPKAVEPTDARDVAKRPTKRAPTQRRDEVRSTVSDLAKNVRDSFKPKPKRERETKPESATSEAA; the protein is encoded by the coding sequence GTGGCCACTCACCGCACACACCGGCGCCCATCTGCTGTCACGGTCGCCGGTGCTGCCGCCGGCCTGACCGCGGTGCTCACCTTCGGCCAGATCACCGATGCGATCGCCGCCACCCTGCCCGGCAACGATGCCGTGGTCGCGATCGGCGGTGCGCAGAATCCCACCAGCGACCGGGTCGACGACAAGTTCGGCGGCGAGTACGTGCCCTACAACGGCGAGTTCGTCGGCGTGGAGGACGACCGTTACTTCGGCGTCGCGTACCCGGCCGAGGTGCCGGTCGACGACAGTGTGGCCGAGGGACGCGCGCCGCTGATCGCGACGATGACATCCACCCGGGACACCGTCGGCCCGGCCGGGACGATCTACATCGTCAGCTACTCCGAGGGCACCATCGTCGCCGAGAAGTACAAGCGTGAACTCAGCGCCGAAACCGTCCCGGACCCCGGGGCCGTCCAGTTCGTCTACATCGCGGCACCGACGGTCCCGAACGGCGGCATCTACGCCCGCTTCCCGAATCTGCGTCTGCCGGGGTTCACCAGCACCGGCGCCGCCGCACCGTCGCCGTACGACGAAACGTTCATCACCATCGAGTACGACCCGGTCGGCGATTTCCCGGCGTACGCCAATCCGCTGTCGCTGGCCAATGCCGCCGCCGGATTCTTTTACCTGCACGGTGACCCGACGCCCGACGCCGCCAACCTCAACACCGATGCCATCCTGGTGCACACGGTGGAAAAGCCCGGCGAAGGTACGGACACCTACATCCTGGTCAGAACCGAGCACCTGCCACTGCTGCAGCCGTTCCGCGACATGTCGACGGCCTTGAACACCGTCGCGTTCACCGAACCGGTGCTCGGCGCGATCGAGCCGACCCTGAAACTCGTCGTCGACATGGGCTACACCGATCGGGACTATTCGCAGGCCGACACGCCCACCCGGTTCTCGTTGATCACCCCGCCGAAGCGCATCGTGGAGACCATCCAGCAGCTGCCCGACGCACTGCAACAGGGCGCCGACAACGTCACCGGCGGATTGCCCTCCACCACTTCGGAATCCGAGGTACCGAACTCCGACAAGACGGACGTCGACAAGCAGACCGTGACCCGCGAGCGCACACCGAAGGCCGTCGAGCCGACCGACGCGAGAGACGTGGCCAAGCGGCCGACCAAGCGCGCCCCCACACAACGGCGGGACGAGGTCCGCAGCACCGTCTCGGACCTGGCGAAGAACGTCAGGGACTCGTTCAAGCCGAAGCCGAAGCGCGAGCGGGAGACCAAACCCGAGTCGGCGACCAGCGAGGCCGCCTAG
- the tgt gene encoding tRNA guanosine(34) transglycosylase Tgt has product MDQPYFTVEAELPGRLGRVGTIHTPHGDIHTPAFIAVGTAATVKSVLPETMKQLGAQAILANAYHLYLQPGPDIVAEAGGLGAFMNWPGPTFTDSGGFQVMSLGVGFKKVLAMDTTRLQADDIIAKGKERLAVVDDDGVTFRSHLDGSKHRFTPEISIGIQNQLGADIIFAFDELTTLVNTRAYQEQSVQRTHDWAVRCVAEHHRLQTLAPERPRQALFGVVQGAQYEDLRRQAARGLATIGEQAGPAEGLSFDGYGIGGALEKQNLATIVGWVSSELPADKPRHLLGISEPDDLFDAIAAGADTFDCVSPSRVARNAAVYTATGRFNITGARYKRDFTPIDAECDCYTCANYSRAYIRHLFKAKEMLSATLCTIHNERFVIRLVDQIRASIVAGEFDELRAHVLGRYYGASVH; this is encoded by the coding sequence GTGGACCAGCCGTATTTCACCGTGGAGGCCGAGTTGCCCGGCCGACTCGGCCGGGTCGGCACCATCCACACCCCGCACGGCGACATCCACACGCCGGCGTTCATCGCCGTCGGCACCGCGGCCACCGTGAAATCGGTGCTGCCCGAGACCATGAAACAGCTTGGTGCCCAAGCGATCCTCGCCAACGCGTATCACCTCTACCTGCAGCCCGGGCCGGATATCGTGGCCGAGGCCGGCGGGCTGGGCGCGTTCATGAACTGGCCGGGGCCCACCTTCACCGACAGCGGCGGCTTCCAGGTGATGTCGCTGGGCGTCGGGTTCAAGAAAGTCCTGGCGATGGACACGACCAGGCTGCAGGCCGACGACATCATCGCGAAGGGCAAGGAGCGGCTGGCCGTCGTCGACGACGACGGCGTCACGTTCCGCTCGCATCTGGACGGTTCGAAACACCGGTTCACCCCGGAGATCTCGATCGGGATCCAGAACCAGCTCGGCGCCGACATCATCTTCGCGTTCGACGAGCTCACCACCCTGGTCAACACCCGCGCCTATCAGGAGCAGTCGGTGCAGCGCACCCATGACTGGGCGGTGCGATGCGTGGCCGAGCATCACCGGCTGCAGACCCTGGCGCCGGAGCGGCCGCGGCAGGCGCTGTTCGGGGTGGTGCAGGGCGCTCAATACGAGGATCTTCGGCGCCAGGCCGCTCGCGGGCTGGCCACGATCGGCGAGCAGGCCGGGCCCGCCGAGGGGTTGAGCTTCGACGGCTACGGCATCGGTGGCGCGCTGGAAAAGCAGAACCTGGCCACCATCGTCGGTTGGGTCAGCAGTGAGCTGCCCGCCGACAAACCCCGGCATCTGCTGGGCATCAGCGAACCCGACGACCTGTTCGACGCGATCGCCGCGGGCGCCGACACTTTCGACTGTGTGTCCCCGTCGCGGGTGGCGCGCAACGCGGCGGTCTACACCGCGACCGGGCGGTTCAACATCACCGGTGCCCGGTACAAACGGGACTTCACCCCGATCGATGCCGAGTGCGATTGCTACACCTGCGCCAATTACTCGCGCGCCTACATCCGGCACTTGTTCAAGGCCAAGGAGATGTTGTCGGCGACGCTGTGCACGATCCACAACGAGCGGTTCGTGATCCGGCTGGTCGATCAGATCCGCGCCTCGATCGTCGCCGGTGAGTTCGATGAGCTGCGCGCGCACGTGCTGGGCCGTTACTACGGGGCCTCTGTGCACTGA
- the hpnE gene encoding hydroxysqualene dehydroxylase HpnE, giving the protein MGDDRQYVVIGGGLAGLAAAVWLSEAGKNVTLLERRGRLGGRTHAMRAEIADDTPDNGQHVVASGYEHLWRYLASVGTRQFIEFPKSSTLRWPDGRKVTMQTTGAGAIRTLFGVHPDAGWADRMRAARATVRLGWQALHQPADLADLSTEQWFERVGMPAPAREALWDWLALGIAAEPVARESAKVFANVMATGIRLGIKHRTSVTIGYPTVDLDTLYISGAQKVFEERGVDVRYRAVARKVVIDNGEVTAVRLADGTEIPADAVVCAVPNSNIAGLLDDLPEHPEIYAAADKLGYTPIVSTNLYLDRPLGTESAFEGIIGGTGVIDEVFDRQIMHGRTTDRAWLYCLTTSGAYEQIHKSNDEIVDEQMALLRRYYPAARHAKVVQAQVVKMPKATFSQVVGTEALRPAQKTSVPSLVLAGDWTATDWSATMESAVQSAAKAVDLLLT; this is encoded by the coding sequence ATGGGCGACGACCGGCAGTATGTGGTGATCGGCGGCGGGCTGGCCGGCCTGGCCGCCGCGGTGTGGCTGAGCGAAGCGGGCAAGAACGTCACCCTGCTGGAACGTCGTGGCCGACTCGGTGGGCGCACCCATGCGATGCGCGCCGAGATCGCCGACGACACACCCGACAATGGCCAGCACGTGGTCGCCAGCGGGTATGAGCACCTGTGGCGCTACCTCGCCAGTGTGGGTACCCGGCAGTTCATCGAGTTTCCCAAGAGCTCCACGCTGCGCTGGCCCGACGGGCGCAAGGTGACCATGCAGACCACTGGTGCCGGGGCGATCCGCACCCTGTTCGGGGTTCACCCCGACGCGGGTTGGGCCGACCGGATGCGGGCCGCCCGCGCCACCGTGCGGTTGGGCTGGCAGGCCCTGCATCAGCCGGCCGACCTGGCGGATCTGAGCACGGAACAGTGGTTCGAGCGGGTGGGCATGCCGGCGCCGGCGCGAGAAGCCCTCTGGGACTGGCTGGCACTCGGGATCGCCGCCGAGCCGGTCGCCCGCGAATCCGCCAAGGTGTTCGCCAACGTGATGGCCACCGGCATCCGGCTCGGCATCAAACACCGCACCTCGGTCACCATCGGCTACCCCACCGTCGACCTCGACACGCTCTACATCTCCGGGGCGCAGAAGGTGTTCGAGGAGCGCGGTGTCGATGTCCGCTACCGCGCGGTGGCCCGCAAGGTCGTGATCGACAACGGTGAGGTCACCGCGGTGCGGCTGGCCGACGGCACCGAGATCCCCGCCGACGCCGTGGTGTGTGCGGTACCGAACTCGAATATCGCCGGGCTGCTCGACGACCTGCCCGAGCATCCCGAAATCTATGCCGCTGCAGACAAACTGGGCTACACACCGATCGTCAGCACCAACCTGTACCTGGACCGGCCATTGGGTACCGAGTCCGCATTCGAGGGAATCATCGGCGGTACCGGCGTGATCGACGAGGTCTTCGACCGCCAGATCATGCACGGCCGCACTACCGACCGGGCCTGGCTGTACTGCCTGACCACCAGCGGCGCCTACGAGCAGATTCACAAGAGCAACGACGAGATCGTCGACGAGCAGATGGCGCTGCTGCGTCGTTACTACCCGGCGGCGCGGCATGCGAAAGTGGTTCAGGCACAGGTGGTCAAGATGCCCAAGGCCACGTTTTCCCAGGTGGTGGGCACGGAGGCGCTGCGGCCGGCGCAAAAGACCTCGGTGCCCTCACTGGTGCTGGCCGGTGACTGGACCGCGACGGACTGGTCGGCGACCATGGAGAGCGCTGTGCAGAGCGCCGCCAAGGCTGTGGATCTGTTGCTCACATGA